One window from the genome of [Clostridium] celerecrescens 18A encodes:
- a CDS encoding SDR family oxidoreductase, protein MALTFGTDLSGKVAVVTGAGGVLCGMFAKTLAEAGAKVAVLDLNESAAEGIAASINEAGYKAKAYKANVLERASLEEVHAKVLAELGPCDILINGAGGNNARANTDKEYFEMGDIEADTKTFFDLDQSGVEFVFNLNFLGTLLPCQIFAKDMIGREGCSILNISSMNAFTPLTKIPAYSGAKAAISNFTQWLAVHFSKVGVRVNAIAPGFFVTAQNEKLLFNEDGTPTPRTNKILSATPMGRFGEAEELNGALLFLLNQAAAGFITGVVLPIDGGFSAYSGV, encoded by the coding sequence ATGGCTTTAACATTTGGCACAGATTTAAGCGGTAAGGTAGCAGTTGTAACAGGAGCAGGCGGAGTATTATGCGGCATGTTCGCAAAGACACTTGCAGAAGCAGGCGCAAAGGTTGCGGTTCTGGATTTAAACGAAAGTGCTGCAGAAGGAATTGCAGCTTCTATTAATGAGGCAGGCTATAAGGCAAAGGCTTACAAAGCAAACGTTCTGGAACGGGCAAGCCTTGAGGAAGTTCATGCAAAGGTTTTAGCAGAGCTTGGTCCCTGCGACATCCTGATTAACGGCGCAGGCGGTAATAACGCAAGAGCCAATACGGATAAGGAATATTTTGAGATGGGAGACATTGAGGCGGATACAAAGACCTTCTTTGATTTAGACCAGTCAGGTGTTGAATTTGTTTTCAACTTAAACTTCCTTGGAACTCTGCTTCCATGCCAGATTTTTGCAAAGGATATGATTGGCAGGGAAGGCTGCAGCATTTTGAATATTTCCTCCATGAATGCCTTTACTCCGCTTACGAAGATTCCGGCATACAGCGGTGCAAAAGCTGCAATCAGCAACTTTACCCAGTGGCTTGCCGTTCATTTTTCAAAGGTGGGTGTCCGCGTGAATGCAATTGCGCCGGGCTTTTTCGTTACAGCACAGAATGAAAAACTACTGTTTAACGAAGATGGTACTCCCACACCGAGAACCAACAAGATTCTGTCTGCAACTCCCATGGGACGTTTTGGAGAAGCGGAGGAATTAAACGGAGCTCTGTTATTTCTTTTGAATCAAGCGGCAGCAGGTTTCATCACCGGCGTGGTTCTGCCTATTGACGGCGGATTCTCGGCTTATTCCGGCGTATAA
- a CDS encoding methyl-accepting chemotaxis protein, whose protein sequence is MKTSGEKKRNLKALLGTKKVKPEKNGTKSTFLKSLKMKMLAFIIAIILGLAVTNMVISITVSYKGITDVVKNDLESTGKLVNSLVVQNLNQMKLSIEASSQGGSLKSINSRVVTEYLSNQCKLYGYKELEVISMDGTITRSASGQNIGEKYEVTGYLEKALNGETTISTTEYDNNNELVIRVAAPYEYGVLLGTYNGSVLSDLISDLRIGESGNAFIIDNTGTMIANISPDLVNNRQNFIELSKSDKSYVSVGRMFQTMLGGKSGTGNYEYNGDNRFCFYSPVTGSDGWALGVAASVKETTVSIYLVVFAMSVFAIVSIVIGCFLAFWFAGSIAGPVSAIAARMKLFTEGDLSSEVPVVKRKDEIGQLADEITSSVHSVKSYITEIAAVLENIASGDFSRSVGMEFQGDFKVIQQSIDIAEDLLSKTMDTISISADEVAKGSSQVSQGAQNLSQGAVEQAASVEELSSSVNEISNSLMSTAKAVEDVNKQAGRVGEAMESGNAQMHEMMQSMDQINKKSKEIEKVNKLIEDIAFQTNILALNAAVEAARAGEAGKGFAVVADEVRNLAGKSANAAKDTSSLVADTIAAVNTGTGIAASTGETLNGVLSETKNMVSAIRRSAEELKEQSEKVTQVTYGIEQISSVVQNNSATAEESAAASEELSGQAEGLRELMSRFRLR, encoded by the coding sequence ATGAAGACATCGGGGGAAAAGAAACGAAACCTGAAAGCATTACTAGGGACGAAGAAAGTGAAGCCGGAAAAAAACGGAACTAAGAGTACATTCCTGAAATCATTGAAGATGAAGATGCTGGCATTCATTATCGCAATTATTCTGGGACTGGCTGTGACCAACATGGTGATCAGTATTACAGTCAGTTACAAAGGGATTACAGATGTTGTGAAAAATGATTTGGAATCAACAGGTAAACTTGTGAACAGTCTGGTAGTACAAAACTTAAATCAGATGAAATTAAGCATTGAGGCCAGTTCACAGGGTGGAAGCTTGAAATCCATAAATTCCAGGGTTGTGACAGAATACCTTTCCAACCAGTGCAAGCTTTACGGATACAAAGAACTTGAAGTAATCAGTATGGATGGTACCATTACCCGCAGTGCAAGCGGGCAGAATATCGGTGAGAAATACGAAGTCACAGGTTATCTGGAAAAAGCCTTAAATGGTGAGACCACCATCTCCACCACGGAATATGATAACAACAACGAACTTGTGATCCGCGTTGCGGCTCCTTATGAATATGGAGTTCTTTTGGGAACTTATAATGGCTCCGTTTTAAGTGATCTGATCAGTGACCTCCGGATTGGTGAGAGCGGCAATGCCTTTATTATCGACAATACAGGGACCATGATCGCCAATATATCACCAGATCTGGTTAATAACCGCCAGAACTTTATCGAGCTTTCAAAGTCCGATAAATCCTATGTATCTGTAGGCCGTATGTTCCAGACCATGCTGGGCGGAAAATCGGGAACTGGTAATTACGAATACAATGGAGACAACCGTTTTTGCTTTTACAGCCCGGTAACAGGCAGTGACGGCTGGGCTTTGGGTGTGGCAGCATCGGTTAAGGAAACCACAGTTTCCATCTATTTGGTAGTTTTTGCAATGAGCGTGTTTGCCATTGTATCAATCGTTATCGGCTGTTTCCTGGCATTCTGGTTTGCAGGATCCATTGCAGGTCCGGTATCAGCCATTGCAGCAAGAATGAAGCTCTTTACAGAAGGAGATTTATCCAGCGAAGTTCCGGTTGTAAAGCGCAAGGATGAGATCGGACAGCTTGCCGATGAAATCACCAGTTCCGTACATAGTGTTAAATCCTATATCACTGAAATCGCAGCTGTATTGGAAAATATCGCTTCCGGAGATTTCAGCCGGTCCGTTGGAATGGAATTCCAGGGAGATTTCAAGGTAATACAGCAATCCATTGACATTGCAGAAGACTTACTTTCAAAGACCATGGATACCATCAGTATTTCTGCAGATGAAGTAGCAAAGGGCAGTTCTCAGGTGTCTCAGGGAGCACAGAATTTAAGCCAGGGTGCTGTGGAACAGGCAGCTTCAGTAGAAGAGTTATCTTCCTCAGTAAATGAGATTTCAAACAGCCTTATGAGCACGGCTAAGGCAGTGGAAGATGTAAATAAGCAGGCAGGACGGGTAGGAGAAGCCATGGAAAGCGGCAATGCCCAGATGCATGAAATGATGCAGTCCATGGATCAGATCAATAAGAAATCCAAGGAAATTGAGAAGGTCAATAAGCTTATCGAAGACATTGCCTTCCAGACAAACATTCTTGCGCTTAATGCCGCTGTAGAGGCAGCCAGGGCAGGCGAAGCCGGAAAAGGCTTTGCAGTTGTTGCAGATGAGGTCCGCAATCTGGCAGGCAAGAGTGCCAACGCAGCAAAGGATACCTCCAGTCTGGTTGCTGATACCATTGCAGCCGTTAATACGGGAACAGGCATTGCAGCATCTACAGGAGAAACATTAAACGGTGTTCTTTCAGAAACCAAGAACATGGTTTCCGCCATTCGCAGATCCGCAGAGGAGCTGAAAGAGCAAAGTGAAAAGGTTACCCAGGTGACTTATGGAATTGAACAGATTTCTTCCGTCGTTCAGAATAACTCTGCGACTGCAGAGGAAAGTGCTGCGGCCAGTGAGGAACTTTCTGGCCAGGCGGAAGGCTTACGGGAATTGATGAGTAGATTTCGGCTTCGATAA
- a CDS encoding nitroreductase family protein, which translates to MDFLELAKARCTTRGFTDQGILKNDLERILSVGHVAPTACNQQPQRIIVVQTPDHLCKVQKAYKTFGSRCVLIVCRDTRNELIRPFDQKCSGDLDIGIICDHMMLAARELNIGSVMVGLFDPNIIRKEFNIPEYIVPTALLILGYPEKGFLSPERHTADRKPLSDTIMYEKYVDCTNPQM; encoded by the coding sequence ATGGATTTTTTAGAATTAGCAAAAGCACGTTGTACCACGCGCGGATTTACCGACCAAGGTATTTTAAAAAATGATTTGGAGAGAATTCTGTCTGTTGGGCATGTTGCGCCCACTGCCTGCAATCAACAGCCACAACGAATCATAGTTGTTCAAACCCCAGATCATCTATGTAAGGTGCAGAAAGCATATAAAACATTTGGCTCACGTTGTGTTCTAATTGTATGCCGGGATACAAGAAATGAATTGATACGCCCATTTGACCAGAAATGTTCAGGAGATTTAGATATCGGTATTATTTGTGATCACATGATGTTGGCAGCCAGGGAGTTAAACATTGGAAGTGTCATGGTTGGCTTGTTTGACCCGAATATAATCCGAAAGGAATTTAATATCCCTGAATACATAGTACCCACTGCATTACTAATCTTGGGATATCCTGAAAAAGGATTTCTGAGTCCTGAACGCCATACAGCAGATAGGAAACCACTTTCAGACACCATAATGTATGAAAAGTATGTAGACTGCACTAATCCGCAAATGTAA
- a CDS encoding TetR/AcrR family transcriptional regulator — protein sequence MKEIRKPIQKRSIEKMNKISEAGFELFCEKGYHGTNTIEIAKRANVSTGALYSYFRDKRDIYIAAFEQYLNSFSNALFERLKDIQAPFSLSIFIERWISIYIEVYATSNQALAQLRMVMIEDEKINHHFCDFENKYVSGIVEILNKNDILSNDLHEKVYAACILVDALCREKSSFPHDKLNYTVLDTQIKKAILHMLSS from the coding sequence ATGAAGGAAATACGAAAGCCAATTCAAAAGCGATCAATTGAGAAAATGAACAAAATCTCGGAAGCTGGTTTTGAGCTATTTTGCGAAAAGGGTTATCATGGAACAAATACAATCGAAATCGCAAAACGTGCTAATGTCTCGACCGGTGCGCTATACAGCTATTTTAGGGATAAGCGAGACATATATATTGCGGCCTTTGAACAATATCTTAATTCTTTTTCAAATGCTTTATTTGAAAGATTAAAGGATATTCAAGCACCATTTAGTCTTTCGATTTTTATTGAGAGATGGATTTCAATATATATTGAAGTGTATGCTACGTCAAATCAGGCTTTAGCTCAATTGAGAATGGTAATGATAGAAGATGAAAAAATTAATCACCACTTTTGTGATTTTGAAAACAAGTATGTGTCTGGAATTGTTGAAATATTGAATAAAAACGATATTCTCTCTAATGACCTGCACGAAAAAGTTTATGCTGCTTGTATATTGGTGGACGCATTATGCCGGGAAAAATCCTCTTTTCCGCATGACAAGCTAAATTATACGGTTCTGGATACCCAAATAAAAAAGGCCATATTGCATATGCTCTCCTCATGA
- a CDS encoding LytR/AlgR family response regulator transcription factor, giving the protein MRIAIFTNEEQTPGLKKACPCRQNNRLQIDYFSIKEGYLSTLERALYDMIVISPKGNITLYQAKYSVFFNGQYCVLDITDILYLESYYRKTSVVAGSGRMRIRARLDEEEEKLPKDWFVRINRHNIINMQYIRSVKGEAVEMLNGEILYVNGGRRKKFEKSYRDFLKDHSMIF; this is encoded by the coding sequence ATGAGGATTGCCATTTTTACAAATGAAGAACAGACGCCGGGATTAAAAAAGGCCTGTCCCTGCAGGCAGAACAACCGCTTACAGATTGATTATTTTTCCATAAAGGAAGGATACCTTTCCACGTTGGAACGTGCCTTGTATGATATGATCGTAATTAGTCCAAAAGGGAATATTACCTTATACCAGGCAAAATATTCTGTATTCTTTAACGGTCAGTACTGCGTTCTGGATATTACGGACATTCTTTATCTGGAATCTTATTACAGAAAAACCAGCGTGGTGGCAGGCAGCGGCAGGATGCGGATCCGGGCAAGGCTTGATGAAGAGGAAGAAAAGCTTCCGAAAGACTGGTTTGTCAGAATCAACAGACATAACATCATCAATATGCAATATATAAGGAGTGTAAAAGGAGAAGCAGTTGAGATGCTAAACGGAGAAATTCTGTATGTAAATGGCGGGAGAAGGAAGAAATTTGAAAAGAGTTACAGGGATTTTCTGAAGGATCATAGTATGATATTTTAG
- a CDS encoding aldose 1-epimerase family protein, giving the protein MLVTLHDTKATAIIDSIGAQLISFKDSAGTEYIWQRDPQFWSKCSPLLFPIVGNCRNDRTILEGQTWEIPKHGFCREMDFSVTEQTGTSVIFEIRDTEETKKIYPYSFRLSLVYTLSDGTLFMEYRVTNTDDRTIHYCLGAHPGFNCPMEDNAVFEDYDLVFEKEETISSMVYDSEHLEFNPGNRIVQLNDSRSLSLTHELFKDDAIYFDDLQSRKVSIVNRNTGRGVEVSYPGFETIAFWTPYLTKAPFVCVEPWNGSAIYATEDDEFIHKNHVQTLSPGNTKSYGLSIGIL; this is encoded by the coding sequence ATGCTGGTTACACTTCACGATACCAAAGCTACAGCTATCATCGATTCTATCGGTGCCCAGCTCATTTCATTCAAGGATTCTGCCGGTACAGAATACATATGGCAGAGAGATCCCCAGTTCTGGAGTAAATGCTCTCCTCTTCTTTTTCCCATTGTGGGAAACTGCCGCAACGACCGGACCATTCTGGAAGGCCAGACATGGGAAATCCCAAAGCATGGTTTCTGCCGGGAAATGGACTTTTCCGTCACTGAACAGACAGGCACTTCCGTGATATTTGAGATCCGGGATACAGAAGAAACAAAGAAGATTTATCCCTATTCCTTCCGTCTGAGTCTTGTTTATACTCTCTCAGACGGTACCTTATTTATGGAATACCGGGTGACTAACACCGATGACCGGACTATACACTACTGTCTGGGTGCTCATCCTGGCTTTAACTGCCCTATGGAGGATAACGCCGTATTTGAAGATTATGATCTGGTGTTTGAAAAGGAGGAAACCATATCCAGCATGGTATATGATTCAGAACATCTGGAATTTAATCCTGGAAACAGGATCGTTCAGCTGAATGACAGCCGTTCCCTTTCTTTAACCCATGAATTATTTAAAGATGATGCCATCTATTTTGATGATTTACAGTCCAGAAAAGTTTCAATTGTAAACAGAAATACCGGCCGGGGTGTAGAAGTTTCCTATCCAGGCTTTGAAACCATAGCTTTCTGGACGCCATATCTTACGAAAGCGCCCTTCGTCTGCGTGGAGCCATGGAATGGTTCTGCTATCTATGCAACGGAAGATGACGAATTCATCCATAAGAACCATGTGCAGACCTTAAGTCCCGGAAATACAAAAAGCTATGGCCTTTCCATAGGGATTCTTTAA
- a CDS encoding LacI family DNA-binding transcriptional regulator, with protein MATIKELAKCCGVSVATVSNILNNKPGASDKTRKLVLEMADKLEYTPNVVAKNLKLQKTRSIGVIAEDMTIFSIPDVIDGITDYCQELDYQILLTNLRLFKKYDDTYYNRDDYYGQVGLEIKKLMEKQVEGIIYVAAHERVIRCIPDTLPIPAVMAYGYSKSMKVPSVVVDDVHGAAEIMQYLLNHGHKRVGVITGKPDSLHAQARLVGYQQALFQNRILYDPSLVIEGDWTRESGYRCACQLLEKGVTAIFCMNDLMAGGVYDRLEELGRNVGSDLSVAGYDDRELSGYYRPPLTTVRLPLHDIGHKASELVIGLINGQELETDAENVCSVGCKLLIRKSIKSIE; from the coding sequence ATGGCAACCATAAAGGAATTAGCAAAATGCTGCGGAGTATCAGTGGCCACAGTTTCAAATATATTAAACAACAAACCTGGTGCAAGTGATAAAACCAGAAAACTGGTTTTAGAAATGGCTGATAAGCTGGAGTATACCCCTAACGTTGTTGCAAAGAACTTAAAGCTGCAAAAGACGAGAAGCATTGGGGTCATCGCGGAGGATATGACCATATTCAGCATCCCTGACGTCATAGACGGCATTACAGACTACTGCCAGGAGCTGGATTACCAGATACTTCTTACAAATCTAAGGCTGTTTAAAAAATACGATGATACTTATTATAACCGGGACGATTATTATGGACAGGTAGGGCTTGAGATAAAAAAGCTGATGGAAAAACAGGTGGAAGGGATTATATATGTGGCTGCCCATGAGCGGGTCATCCGTTGCATCCCTGATACGCTGCCGATCCCTGCCGTTATGGCTTACGGATATTCCAAAAGTATGAAGGTACCTTCTGTTGTGGTGGATGATGTCCATGGCGCTGCTGAAATCATGCAGTATCTGCTGAACCACGGCCATAAGAGAGTCGGGGTGATTACAGGAAAGCCAGACAGCCTACATGCACAAGCCAGGCTGGTGGGATATCAGCAAGCTCTTTTTCAAAACAGGATTTTATACGACCCAAGCCTTGTGATAGAAGGAGACTGGACTAGAGAATCCGGGTACCGGTGTGCCTGCCAGCTTCTTGAAAAGGGAGTGACTGCCATCTTCTGCATGAATGACTTAATGGCAGGAGGGGTGTATGACCGCCTGGAGGAGCTGGGCAGGAACGTGGGCTCTGACCTATCGGTGGCAGGATACGATGACCGGGAATTATCTGGATATTACCGGCCCCCACTTACCACCGTAAGGCTTCCTCTTCATGATATCGGTCACAAAGCCAGTGAACTGGTTATCGGCCTTATAAACGGGCAGGAGCTGGAAACTGATGCGGAAAACGTCTGCTCCGTTGGATGTAAGCTTCTGATCCGTAAATCGATAAAGAGTATTGAATAG
- a CDS encoding ABC transporter substrate-binding protein: MKKRVLAGLLCVAMAASMITGCNSAKGVSGETTKGASSAGKKEMEVGGNDVTTLNVWTFIELHQNFYVSMAEKWNEAHPDKRVKLVLSNMPYDDMHNKLSLALESGEGAPDIVDIELGKFPAFMTGKIGLMELNDAIEPYRKNIVKSRLDIYTKDGKEYGFPTHVGTTVAFYNEKLLSDAGIKYEDIKTWDQFKEAGVKYHDTTGKYFACVETSAQWMVNLMLAQKGGDYIDENGKLNLASKEMAEVLEYIKGMQGTGAFATIPGGQPDNEEAYPFYNSGDYAVQIMPFWQTSRYVNYMKDLKKQVAIATVPVWNEGDKEVATIGGGGTGTAIVKSGKHAQLAAEVMAYIKLSEDANKEVWNVLGFDPVNTAVWSDTSLTQNPDNQFVQYFTNYPFDTLLKTKDGIGSLRAYTDEKYPSINNEFCNVTLNSIFEDGVDVTEALQSSQETLNNEFKE, translated from the coding sequence ATGAAAAAGCGGGTATTAGCCGGGCTGCTGTGTGTAGCGATGGCAGCATCCATGATCACTGGATGCAACAGTGCCAAGGGAGTTTCAGGGGAAACCACCAAAGGCGCATCTTCGGCAGGGAAAAAGGAGATGGAGGTAGGCGGTAATGATGTGACCACCCTGAATGTATGGACCTTTATTGAACTGCATCAGAACTTCTATGTATCTATGGCGGAGAAGTGGAACGAAGCCCATCCGGATAAAAGGGTAAAGCTGGTGCTGAGCAATATGCCCTATGATGACATGCATAATAAGCTGTCCCTCGCGCTGGAATCAGGGGAAGGGGCTCCGGATATTGTGGATATCGAGCTTGGCAAGTTCCCTGCATTTATGACAGGAAAGATCGGCCTCATGGAGCTTAATGATGCGATTGAACCTTACAGGAAGAATATCGTAAAATCTAGGCTGGATATTTATACAAAAGACGGAAAGGAGTACGGATTTCCGACCCACGTGGGGACAACGGTGGCATTTTACAATGAAAAGCTGTTAAGTGATGCAGGAATAAAATATGAAGATATTAAGACCTGGGATCAGTTTAAGGAAGCAGGTGTAAAGTACCATGACACTACCGGAAAATATTTTGCATGCGTGGAAACCTCTGCCCAGTGGATGGTCAATCTGATGCTGGCTCAGAAGGGCGGGGACTATATTGATGAAAACGGGAAACTCAATCTGGCAAGCAAGGAAATGGCGGAAGTGTTGGAATACATAAAGGGAATGCAGGGAACCGGAGCGTTTGCAACGATTCCAGGCGGACAGCCGGATAATGAAGAAGCGTACCCGTTCTACAATTCAGGAGATTATGCCGTGCAGATAATGCCGTTCTGGCAGACTTCCAGATACGTAAATTATATGAAGGATTTAAAGAAGCAGGTAGCCATTGCCACAGTACCGGTATGGAATGAAGGCGATAAAGAGGTAGCCACCATAGGCGGAGGGGGTACAGGTACTGCCATTGTAAAATCAGGGAAACATGCACAGCTTGCGGCGGAAGTGATGGCTTATATCAAGCTTTCTGAAGATGCCAACAAGGAAGTATGGAATGTGCTGGGCTTTGATCCGGTCAATACTGCGGTATGGTCTGATACCTCCCTGACACAGAACCCGGATAACCAGTTTGTCCAGTATTTTACCAATTACCCCTTTGATACCCTGCTTAAAACAAAGGACGGAATTGGATCCTTACGGGCTTATACGGATGAAAAATATCCCTCCATCAACAATGAATTCTGCAATGTGACTCTGAACAGTATCTTTGAAGATGGGGTGGATGTGACTGAGGCTCTTCAATCCTCCCAGGAAACCCTGAATAATGAATTTAAAGAATAG
- a CDS encoding carbohydrate ABC transporter permease: MKKFFYSKKIAPYVFICPFVITVLLFWLVPICNGVLLSFQDVLKEQWVGFDNYSRLLSDKIFMKALWNSFKYMAGTLILLIPFPMMFATLLNSRLMKKADFFKSVYFIPALTSVVVAGTIFRLMFGESSTSLFNQVLGFFGAAPIKWLKGAGTSYFALLLLACWRWTGVNILYFLSGLQSIPSDLYEAAAIDGASKWQQFSKISVPLVKPTTVYVLTISIYAGLSMFLESNMLFKGNNSPNNIGLTIVGYLYRQGVEKRALGYACAVGLILLLVVMLVNIIQLKITGTFEEGRE, translated from the coding sequence ATGAAGAAATTCTTTTACTCGAAAAAGATAGCTCCTTATGTATTCATCTGCCCGTTTGTGATCACGGTATTGTTGTTCTGGCTGGTGCCCATCTGCAATGGGGTGCTTTTAAGCTTTCAGGATGTATTAAAAGAGCAATGGGTTGGATTTGACAATTATTCACGGCTGCTGTCTGATAAAATATTTATGAAAGCTTTGTGGAACAGCTTTAAGTATATGGCGGGAACGCTGATCCTTCTGATTCCTTTTCCAATGATGTTTGCGACCCTGTTAAACAGCAGATTAATGAAAAAGGCAGACTTTTTTAAATCTGTTTATTTCATACCGGCGCTTACTTCTGTTGTGGTGGCAGGTACTATTTTCCGTCTTATGTTCGGGGAGTCCTCCACCTCACTTTTTAACCAGGTGCTGGGCTTTTTCGGAGCAGCCCCAATAAAATGGCTGAAGGGTGCAGGAACCAGCTATTTTGCCCTTCTTCTTTTAGCCTGCTGGAGATGGACCGGAGTCAATATCCTGTACTTTCTTTCAGGTCTTCAGAGCATTCCTTCTGACCTATATGAGGCGGCTGCCATTGACGGAGCCTCCAAATGGCAGCAATTTTCTAAAATATCCGTGCCGTTAGTCAAGCCTACTACGGTTTATGTCCTGACAATCAGTATCTATGCGGGCCTTTCCATGTTTCTTGAAAGCAATATGCTGTTTAAGGGGAATAACTCCCCCAATAACATCGGTCTTACCATCGTCGGGTACCTTTACAGGCAGGGAGTTGAAAAAAGAGCCCTGGGTTATGCATGTGCGGTAGGCCTTATTCTTTTGCTGGTTGTTATGCTGGTAAATATCATTCAGCTGAAGATCACAGGTACATTTGAAGAAGGGAGGGAATGA
- a CDS encoding carbohydrate ABC transporter permease: protein MKERNTANMQGRRKAATAALILLFAILAVLIILPIWVLFVASFKPGSDLLQYGLNLDIRFSRMSLDNYILLFAGQHEYWKWFFNSICLTVVTVVSTLLVSSFVGYGFAAYEFKGKKALFVIVLLILSIPLEVVMLPLYKQMSGWKMMDSYAAIILPFVAHASTIFFFRQYLMSIPGSLLEAGRIDGATEYGIFYRLIVPLMKPAFSAMAILNGMNAWNNYLWPLLVIRSSEKYPLTLGLNTLINPYGDNYSLLIVGSVFSVVPIFLLFVAFQKYFIEGMMAGAVKG from the coding sequence ATGAAGGAAAGAAACACGGCTAACATGCAGGGCAGAAGAAAGGCGGCCACCGCCGCACTGATCCTTTTGTTTGCCATCCTTGCCGTATTGATCATTCTTCCCATCTGGGTGCTGTTTGTAGCCAGCTTTAAACCGGGCAGTGATCTGCTGCAATACGGCCTTAACCTGGATATCCGCTTTTCAAGAATGAGTTTGGATAACTATATCCTTTTGTTTGCAGGGCAGCATGAATACTGGAAATGGTTCTTTAACAGTATCTGCCTTACCGTTGTCACGGTGGTTAGCACGTTGCTTGTAAGCTCCTTTGTGGGATATGGATTTGCCGCTTATGAATTCAAAGGAAAGAAGGCTCTGTTCGTCATCGTTCTTCTGATCCTCTCCATTCCCTTGGAGGTTGTCATGCTTCCCCTGTATAAACAGATGTCCGGCTGGAAGATGATGGACAGCTATGCCGCCATCATTCTTCCCTTTGTTGCCCATGCCTCCACGATCTTTTTCTTCCGCCAGTATCTGATGAGTATTCCAGGGTCCCTTTTAGAGGCGGGAAGGATCGACGGCGCCACCGAGTACGGGATATTTTACAGACTGATTGTTCCTCTGATGAAGCCGGCATTTTCCGCCATGGCCATTCTCAATGGAATGAATGCATGGAACAATTACCTGTGGCCTCTTCTGGTGATCCGGTCTTCTGAAAAGTATCCCCTGACCCTGGGCCTGAACACGCTCATCAATCCTTATGGAGATAATTACAGCCTTTTGATCGTGGGTTCTGTTTTCTCGGTGGTACCCATATTCCTCCTGTTTGTGGCATTCCAGAAATACTTTATTGAAGGTATGATGGCAGGGGCTGTGAAAGGGTAG
- a CDS encoding glycoside hydrolase family 43 protein, with product MDSCNFSKTPYNEPFIAQRADPYIYRHGDGSYYFTASVPEYDRIILRRSDTILGLRAEKEVTIWEKHEKGIMSAHIWAPELHFINGRWYVYFAAGSSEDVWAIRPYVLECREQDPMTGIWREFGMMQPFDDFSFQDFSLDMTVFNHNGNWYCIWAEKVSVGKKISNLYIARMETPWKLSSEQVTLSTPDYDWERVGFWVNEGPAVIKHGDRIYVTYSASATGACYCMGLLSIDAGADLLDRNAWKKDREPVFKSVREAGIFGPGHNCFVKDENGLQDIMVYHARQYDEITGDPLYDPNRHTYMMKVGWGVHGPVFDWKNYMR from the coding sequence ATGGACAGCTGTAATTTTAGTAAGACCCCTTATAATGAACCTTTCATTGCGCAGAGAGCAGATCCTTATATTTACCGTCATGGAGACGGAAGCTATTATTTTACCGCATCAGTGCCGGAATATGACCGGATCATCCTTCGCCGTTCGGATACGATCCTGGGATTAAGGGCTGAAAAGGAAGTGACTATCTGGGAAAAGCATGAGAAAGGGATCATGAGTGCCCATATCTGGGCCCCGGAGCTTCATTTTATAAATGGCAGGTGGTACGTTTATTTTGCAGCAGGGAGTTCGGAGGATGTTTGGGCGATCCGTCCTTATGTACTGGAATGCAGGGAACAAGACCCAATGACAGGGATCTGGAGAGAATTTGGCATGATGCAGCCCTTTGATGATTTTTCATTTCAGGATTTTTCCCTGGATATGACGGTTTTTAATCATAATGGGAACTGGTACTGCATCTGGGCGGAAAAGGTCAGCGTAGGAAAGAAGATTTCAAACCTGTACATAGCCAGAATGGAGACGCCGTGGAAGCTATCTTCGGAACAGGTGACTCTTTCCACTCCTGACTATGATTGGGAAAGGGTGGGGTTCTGGGTCAATGAAGGACCGGCGGTTATAAAGCATGGAGACAGGATCTATGTCACTTATTCCGCCAGTGCTACAGGGGCTTGCTACTGCATGGGGCTTTTAAGTATAGATGCAGGTGCAGATTTACTGGACCGGAATGCATGGAAAAAGGACCGGGAACCTGTGTTTAAGTCCGTGCGGGAAGCCGGAATTTTTGGCCCGGGACATAATTGTTTTGTAAAAGATGAAAACGGACTTCAGGATATCATGGTATATCATGCAAGGCAGTACGATGAAATCACCGGAGACCCCCTCTATGATCCCAATCGGCATACTTATATGATGAAGGTTGGCTGGGGAGTTCATGGTCCGGTATTTGACTGGAAGAATTATATGAGATAG